In Plectropomus leopardus isolate mb chromosome 20, YSFRI_Pleo_2.0, whole genome shotgun sequence, one DNA window encodes the following:
- the cdk9 gene encoding cyclin-dependent kinase 9, with amino-acid sequence MQRDKTSNAGGAEKPDREAAIMSKYYDGVEFPFCDEFSKYEKMAKIGQGTFGEVFKAKHRQTGKKVALKKVLMENEKEGFPITALREIKILQLLKHENVVNLIEICRTKATQFNRYKGSIYLVFDFCEHDLAGLLSNANVKFTLAEIKKVMQMLLNGLYYIHRNKILHRDMKAANVLITRDGVLKLADFGLARAFSLAKNSQGNRYTNRVVTLWYRPPELLLGERDYGPPIDLWGAGCIMAEMWTRSPIMQGNTEQHQLTLISQLCGSITAEVWPGVDKKYELYQKMELPKGQKRKVKDRLKAYVKDPYALDLIDKLLVLDPAQRIDSDDALNHDFFWSDPMPSDLKNMLSTHNTSMFEYLAPPRRRGHMPQQQPNQNRNPATTSQTEFDRVF; translated from the exons ATGCAGCGCGACAAAACAAGCAATGCCGGCGGGGCTGAAAA GCCTGACCGGGAGGCCGCCATAATGTCCAAATACTACGATGGAGTTGAATTTCCCTTCTGTGACGAGTTCtctaaatatgaaaaaatggcaaaaataggACAAGGAACCTTTGG GGAGGTGTTCAAAGCAAAGCATAGACAGACTGGGAAGAAGGTCGCACTGAAGAAAGTGCTGATGGAGAATGAGAAAGAGGGG TTTCCAATCACAGCTCTGAGAGAGATCAAGATCCTGCAGCTGCTCAAACACGAAAACGTGGTCAATCTGATTGAGATCTGCAGAACTAAAG CTACTCAGTTCAACAGATACAAAGGCAGCATATACCTGGTGTTTGACTTCTGTGAGCACGACCTGGCCGGGCTGCTCAGTAACGCCAACGTCAAGTTCACCTTGGCAGAGATCAAGAAGGTCATGCAGATGCTGCTCAATGGACTGTACTACATCCACAGAAACAAG ATccttcacagagacatgaagGCAGCCAACGTGCTCATCACCAGAGACGGAGTCCTGAAGCTGGCTGATTTTGGTTTGGCCCGAGCCTTCAGTCTGGCTAAAAACAGCCAGGGGAACCGCTACACCAACCGTGTGGTCACACTGTGGTACAGAcctccagagctgctgctcg GTGAGCGAGACTACGGCCCCCCCATTGACCTGTGGGGAGCGGGCTGCATCATGGCGGAGATGTGGACCAGAAGTCCCATAATGCAAGGCAATACTGAGCAGCATCAGCTCACTCTCATCAGCCAGCTGTGTGGCTCCATCACTGCTGAG GTGTGGCCTGGCGTGGATAAGAAGTACGAGCTTTACCAGAAAATGGAGCTGCCCAAAGGCCAAAAGAGGAAAGTGAAGGATCGTCTCAAAGCCTACGTCAAAGACCCGTATGCGCTGGATCTCATCGATAAACTCCTTGTCTTGGATCCGGCACAGCGCATAGACAGCGACGACGCCCTCAACCACGACTTCTTCTGGTCCGACCCCATGCCATCAGACCTGAAGAACATGCTCTCCACCCACAACACCTCCATGTTTGAATACCTGGCCCCGCCCAGACGGAGAGGCCACATGCCGCAGCAGCAACCCAACCAGAACAGGAACCCCGCGACCACCAGTCAGACCGAGTTTGACCGAGTGTTTTAG